In Bacillus sp. DX3.1, the following proteins share a genomic window:
- a CDS encoding teichoic acid D-Ala incorporation-associated protein DltX, with protein MERLKEIWSKPLTQWFAKTFYYLAILFTLLWLYGFHDTNTSTFIYNEF; from the coding sequence ATGGAAAGATTAAAAGAGATATGGTCTAAACCACTCACACAATGGTTTGCAAAAACTTTTTATTACCTTGCAATTTTGTTTACTTTGCTATGGTTGTATGGATTCCATGATACAAACACAAGCACATTTATTTACAATGAATTTTAG
- the dltA gene encoding D-alanine--poly(phosphoribitol) ligase subunit DltA has translation MKLLEQIEKWAVETPDQTAFVWRDAKITYRQLKEDSDALAHWISSEYEDDHSPIMVYGHMQPEMIVSFLGCVKAGHAYIPVDLSIPADRVLRIAESSGAKLLLSPTEVTVAGLPVRIVSENHLKDILFTHKGQTPNPEHAVKDDENFYIIYTSGSTGNPKGVQITYNCLVSFTKWAVEDFNLQTGQVFVNQAPFSFDLSVMDVYPSLVTGGTLWAIDKDMIARPKDLFTSLEQSDIGVWTSTPSFAEMCLMEPSFSESMLPNMKTFLFCGEVLSNDVARKLLERFPKATIMNTYGPTEATVAVTGIHVTQEVVDTYQSLPVGYCKSDCRLLIMKEDGTVAPDGEKGEIVIVGPSVSVGYLGSPELTEKAFTVIDGERAYKTGDAGYLENGLLFYNGRLDFQIKLHGYRMELEEIEHHLRACSYVEGAVVIPIKKGERYDYLLAVVVPGEHSFEKEFKLTSAIKKELNERLPNYMIPRKFMYQSSIPMTPNGKVDRKKLLSEVTA, from the coding sequence ATGAAGTTATTAGAACAAATCGAAAAGTGGGCGGTTGAAACGCCTGACCAAACCGCTTTCGTTTGGCGAGATGCGAAAATTACTTACAGACAATTGAAAGAAGACTCTGATGCGTTAGCCCATTGGATCTCTTCAGAATATGAAGATGATCATTCACCAATTATGGTATATGGCCATATGCAACCAGAGATGATTGTCAGTTTTTTAGGGTGTGTAAAAGCTGGCCATGCTTACATTCCAGTGGATTTATCTATACCAGCTGATCGTGTACTACGTATTGCCGAAAGTTCCGGTGCGAAGCTACTTTTATCACCAACAGAGGTGACCGTAGCTGGCTTACCAGTTCGCATCGTATCTGAAAACCACTTAAAAGATATTCTCTTTACTCATAAAGGGCAAACACCAAATCCTGAACATGCGGTAAAAGATGATGAAAACTTCTACATTATTTACACATCAGGAAGCACAGGTAATCCAAAAGGTGTGCAAATTACGTACAATTGTCTTGTAAGCTTTACAAAATGGGCAGTTGAAGATTTCAACTTACAAACAGGACAAGTATTTGTGAACCAAGCACCTTTCTCATTTGATTTATCTGTGATGGATGTTTACCCATCGTTAGTAACAGGTGGTACACTTTGGGCCATCGATAAAGATATGATTGCACGTCCAAAAGACTTATTCACTTCTTTAGAACAATCAGATATAGGTGTATGGACATCAACACCATCTTTTGCAGAAATGTGTTTAATGGAGCCATCCTTCTCTGAAAGTATGCTGCCAAATATGAAAACATTCTTGTTCTGCGGTGAAGTATTATCAAATGATGTAGCAAGAAAACTATTAGAACGCTTCCCAAAAGCAACAATTATGAATACGTATGGCCCAACAGAAGCAACTGTAGCTGTCACAGGCATTCATGTTACACAAGAAGTCGTTGATACCTATCAATCCCTTCCAGTCGGCTACTGCAAATCCGATTGTCGCCTTCTTATTATGAAAGAAGATGGTACAGTTGCACCAGACGGCGAAAAAGGTGAAATCGTAATTGTTGGTCCAAGCGTAAGCGTCGGTTATTTAGGAAGCCCTGAATTAACAGAAAAAGCATTCACTGTTATTGATGGCGAACGTGCTTACAAAACAGGTGACGCTGGTTATTTAGAAAACGGTCTTCTTTTCTATAACGGTCGTCTTGATTTCCAAATTAAGTTACATGGTTATCGAATGGAATTAGAAGAAATCGAACATCACCTTCGTGCTTGCTCTTATGTAGAAGGAGCAGTTGTAATCCCTATAAAAAAAGGTGAACGATACGATTATTTATTAGCAGTTGTTGTACCTGGAGAACATTCATTTGAAAAAGAATTCAAATTAACATCTGCAATAAAAAAAGAACTCAATGAGCGATTACCAAACTACATGATTCCAAGAAAATTCATGTACCAATCTTCTATTCCAATGACACCAAATGGAAAGGTAGATCGCAAAAAATTATTGAGTGAGGTTACAGCATGA
- the dltB gene encoding D-alanyl-lipoteichoic acid biosynthesis protein DltB, whose amino-acid sequence MTAYGSFYFFAIVGILLIPTIVAGLKGKMLRKYNAVLTLIMLVIIFSDKIHQAKMLAAFIIWQYILIKGYLLLRKRNNNTLTFCIAVILSILPLVLAKIAPFAPDLKFIVFAGMSYVTFRAVQMVFEVRDGLIKEISFFNFWEFVLFFPAISTGPIDRYRRFQKDIQKPPSAEEYQKLLYTGINRIFQGFLYKFIIAYLLKQHITDAAFANADTITSNIIYMYGYSLYLFFDFAGYSSFVIGVSYMMGIKTPENFNKPFISRNIKDFWNRWHMSLSFWFRDFIYMRFVFFATKKKLIKNRYTISYIGAFLNFFIMGIWHIAGHNVYQYIIYGLYHAALFIFFDIFERKNKKHKFWPNNKIMHVVAIVITFHVVCFGFLIFSGHLNRYF is encoded by the coding sequence ATGACCGCATATGGATCATTTTATTTTTTCGCTATAGTAGGCATTTTATTGATACCTACTATCGTAGCTGGATTAAAAGGTAAAATGTTACGCAAATATAATGCTGTTTTAACGCTAATCATGCTTGTTATTATCTTCTCAGATAAAATACATCAAGCTAAGATGCTAGCGGCATTTATTATTTGGCAATACATCCTTATTAAAGGCTACTTACTATTAAGAAAACGAAATAATAACACGCTTACGTTCTGTATTGCTGTTATTTTATCGATTTTACCATTGGTTTTGGCCAAAATCGCACCATTTGCACCTGACTTAAAATTTATTGTTTTTGCTGGTATGTCCTATGTAACATTTAGAGCTGTGCAAATGGTCTTTGAAGTTCGTGATGGTTTAATTAAAGAAATTTCTTTCTTTAATTTCTGGGAATTCGTCCTGTTCTTCCCTGCCATCTCAACTGGACCAATCGATCGTTATCGAAGATTCCAAAAAGATATACAGAAGCCACCAAGTGCTGAAGAATATCAGAAGCTACTATATACAGGGATTAACCGTATTTTCCAAGGGTTTCTGTATAAATTTATAATTGCGTATTTACTAAAGCAACACATAACAGACGCAGCATTTGCTAACGCAGATACAATTACTTCCAATATAATATACATGTATGGCTATAGTTTATATTTATTCTTTGACTTTGCAGGATATAGCTCATTCGTAATTGGTGTCAGTTATATGATGGGGATTAAAACGCCAGAAAACTTTAACAAACCATTTATCAGTCGTAACATTAAAGACTTCTGGAACCGTTGGCACATGAGCTTATCATTCTGGTTCCGTGACTTTATTTATATGCGCTTTGTCTTTTTCGCAACAAAGAAAAAATTAATTAAAAATCGCTATACGATCTCATACATCGGTGCATTTTTAAACTTTTTCATTATGGGAATTTGGCATATTGCAGGTCATAATGTTTATCAGTATATTATTTACGGTCTCTATCATGCTGCTTTGTTTATCTTTTTTGATATTTTCGAACGAAAAAACAAAAAGCATAAGTTTTGGCCAAATAATAAAATCATGCATGTCGTTGCAATTGTAATTACGTTCCATGTTGTTTGTTTTGGTTTCCTAATCTTCTCTGGTCACCTGAACAGATACTTTTAG
- a CDS encoding aminoglycoside phosphotransferase family protein, whose protein sequence is MSSYMQHVQRALQNVTIHSCKQNDKGWDNVAIIINQEWLFRFPRKLEYAKKIPREKQLCEVLSQSLQNIKIPQYHLLYKKKTDTIPVCGYYKLIHGEPFTRETLERLTSHEQNEIITQLASFLAALHMIPVESAIKCGFPVEHPTSYWRQLQSKLEHYLSSTLTTPKRKALDYFFEAFFEQIHVSALSQTIIHADFTHQHILFHEERNQIAGIIDFGDAQIGDPAFDFAGLYNDFGSEFTYEVYKQYRTLAPHRDPSFFKRIIHFYQYSPLLHNLIYAFEINDIKMIEENQKELGQIFQGMC, encoded by the coding sequence ATGAGTTCTTATATGCAACATGTACAGCGAGCACTACAAAATGTGACGATACACTCTTGTAAACAAAATGACAAGGGCTGGGACAATGTAGCTATTATCATCAATCAGGAATGGCTATTTCGTTTCCCGCGAAAACTTGAGTACGCAAAAAAAATACCCCGTGAAAAACAATTATGCGAGGTACTTTCTCAATCCTTACAAAATATAAAGATTCCGCAATATCACCTTTTATATAAAAAGAAAACAGATACAATTCCTGTATGCGGTTATTATAAACTCATTCATGGTGAACCATTTACTCGAGAAACATTAGAACGCTTAACATCCCATGAACAAAATGAAATCATAACACAGCTCGCTTCATTTCTTGCTGCTTTACATATGATTCCGGTAGAAAGCGCAATAAAATGTGGCTTTCCAGTTGAACATCCTACCTCATACTGGCGGCAACTTCAAAGTAAACTGGAACATTATCTTTCTAGTACGCTCACAACGCCAAAAAGAAAAGCACTTGATTATTTTTTTGAAGCCTTTTTTGAACAAATACATGTATCCGCTCTTTCACAAACCATTATTCATGCCGATTTCACACATCAGCATATTTTATTTCATGAGGAGCGAAATCAGATTGCCGGCATTATAGATTTCGGAGATGCCCAAATTGGAGACCCTGCCTTTGATTTTGCTGGGTTATATAACGACTTCGGTAGTGAATTTACATATGAAGTATATAAACAATACCGCACACTCGCTCCTCATCGCGATCCATCATTCTTTAAACGCATCATTCACTTTTATCAATATAGCCCTCTATTGCATAATCTTATATATGCTTTTGAGATAAACGATATAAAAATGATTGAAGAAAATCAAAAGGAGCTTGGGCAAATATTTCAGGGAATGTGCTAA
- the dltD gene encoding D-alanyl-lipoteichoic acid biosynthesis protein DltD — MKKATFGPMLLALALFAVFLLIPIRFLSPLVSDKKVEQAATSVTEEKIQSMILQQKMLEDPKYLPMYGSSEFKRLDAYHPSSYFKVKPEGFTPFLLGRGGTQNLIHVLNFASTMDDLKDKKMIFVLSPQWFVPQGIDELHFAPNFSKQQGYHFLFNNDLKPEMKKHIAKRLLKFDIVKKETLLKTSLEGIAYDDTKYKVKAIAAKPFAYIYRNILDRKDLFTVMFNIKPPKQQLDPALKNMNWEEARKHADQTGAAESKSNKFGIDDSYFHNKIKNVQQRKGYLARASYDQSPEYEDLQIVLDLLKQTGAKPLFISVPVKGPWYDYAGFPKERRELYYKKVHEQIKQAGYPIADFSNHEYDKYFLKDHMHLGWKGWVYIDEAVQKFYKTN, encoded by the coding sequence ATGAAAAAAGCAACTTTTGGTCCGATGCTCCTAGCATTGGCCCTTTTTGCTGTATTCTTACTTATTCCAATACGCTTTTTATCACCTCTTGTCAGTGATAAAAAAGTGGAACAAGCTGCAACTTCTGTAACAGAAGAGAAAATACAAAGTATGATTTTACAGCAAAAAATGCTAGAAGATCCGAAGTACCTTCCGATGTATGGTTCATCGGAGTTTAAACGACTGGATGCTTATCACCCATCCAGCTACTTTAAAGTAAAACCAGAAGGCTTTACACCATTTCTTCTCGGGCGTGGCGGAACACAAAACCTTATCCATGTATTAAACTTTGCATCAACAATGGACGATTTAAAAGATAAGAAAATGATCTTTGTTCTTTCACCGCAATGGTTTGTACCGCAAGGCATTGATGAGTTGCACTTTGCACCTAACTTTTCAAAACAACAAGGCTACCATTTTCTTTTCAATAATGACTTAAAGCCTGAAATGAAAAAACACATTGCAAAGCGCTTATTAAAATTTGATATTGTAAAAAAAGAAACATTACTAAAAACATCTCTAGAAGGTATTGCCTATGATGATACGAAGTATAAAGTAAAAGCTATTGCAGCTAAGCCATTTGCTTATATTTATCGTAATATTTTAGATCGTAAAGACTTGTTTACAGTAATGTTCAATATTAAACCGCCTAAACAACAACTTGATCCTGCTTTGAAAAACATGAACTGGGAAGAAGCACGCAAACACGCTGATCAGACTGGTGCAGCTGAATCTAAATCCAATAAATTTGGCATTGATGATTCTTATTTCCATAATAAAATTAAGAATGTTCAGCAACGAAAAGGCTATTTAGCACGCGCGTCTTATGATCAATCTCCAGAATATGAAGATTTACAAATTGTTCTTGATCTGTTAAAACAGACTGGTGCAAAACCACTCTTCATTTCTGTCCCAGTTAAAGGACCTTGGTATGATTATGCAGGTTTCCCAAAAGAACGACGTGAATTATATTACAAAAAAGTTCATGAGCAAATTAAACAAGCTGGATATCCTATCGCTGATTTTTCTAATCATGAATATGATAAATATTTCTTAAAAGATCATATGCATTTAGGTTGGAAAGGTTGGGTATACATCGACGAGGCAGTTCAAAAATTTTATAAAACGAACTAA
- the dltC gene encoding D-alanine--poly(phosphoribitol) ligase subunit DltC codes for MAEFKEQVLDILEEVCENDIVKENPDVQLFEEGILDSFGTVSLLVEFQERLEIEVSISDFDRDEWATPNMIVKKLEDMR; via the coding sequence ATGGCAGAATTTAAAGAGCAAGTATTAGATATTTTAGAAGAAGTATGTGAAAACGATATTGTAAAAGAAAATCCGGACGTACAATTATTTGAAGAAGGTATCCTTGATTCTTTCGGTACAGTATCTTTATTAGTAGAATTCCAAGAGCGTTTAGAAATTGAAGTATCTATTTCTGATTTTGATCGTGATGAATGGGCAACACCGAACATGATCGTTAAGAAACTGGAAGATATGCGATGA
- a CDS encoding amidohydrolase, whose translation MQRDWLAYISEENIIKWRRHLHQFPELSFHEKQTSQFVYDTLCTFSFFEVTRPTPYSVMATKKGKKIGKVVAIRADMDALPIQEETSRPYTSVAPGVMHACGHDAHTAILLGTAEALAKMDDNWEGEIRLLFQHAEEVYPGGGQEMVQAGVMDGVDYIIGLHVMSGLESGKIGIVYGPMMAAPDVFTIEVKGRGGHAARPEETVDPIAIGAQIITNLQHIVSRKTGAIMQRVVSVTQFHAGTADNIIPDAAHLMGTVRCFDQKLRKEAEEMIEQIAKGITGAHGATYNYTYRYGYDPVINDDVITNIVEESAVELFGKERIAMLSPSMGGEDFSAYLRKSPGCFIKLGTGNQQKKTVYPHHHPKFDVDESALVYGAQLFLQATIKLLKI comes from the coding sequence ATACAAAGGGATTGGTTAGCATATATTTCAGAAGAAAATATTATAAAGTGGCGACGACATTTGCATCAATTTCCTGAATTATCATTTCATGAGAAACAGACTTCGCAATTTGTATACGATACATTATGCACATTTTCTTTTTTCGAGGTGACAAGACCAACGCCATATAGTGTCATGGCAACGAAAAAAGGAAAGAAGATTGGCAAAGTAGTAGCGATTCGAGCGGATATGGATGCACTACCGATTCAAGAGGAAACATCGCGGCCCTATACATCAGTTGCTCCGGGTGTGATGCATGCATGTGGACATGATGCACATACGGCAATTTTATTAGGGACAGCGGAAGCGTTAGCAAAAATGGATGATAATTGGGAAGGGGAAATCCGTCTTTTATTTCAACATGCTGAAGAAGTATATCCAGGTGGGGGCCAAGAAATGGTGCAAGCTGGTGTGATGGATGGGGTTGATTATATTATCGGTTTACATGTGATGTCTGGATTAGAAAGTGGAAAGATTGGGATTGTATATGGTCCCATGATGGCAGCCCCAGATGTATTTACAATTGAGGTGAAAGGAAGAGGGGGACATGCCGCTCGCCCAGAAGAAACAGTAGATCCCATTGCAATTGGGGCACAAATTATTACGAATTTACAACATATTGTGTCCAGAAAAACAGGTGCTATTATGCAAAGAGTTGTTTCAGTAACGCAATTTCATGCGGGGACAGCGGATAATATTATTCCTGATGCAGCACATCTCATGGGAACCGTACGCTGTTTTGATCAAAAGTTGAGAAAAGAAGCGGAAGAGATGATTGAGCAAATTGCAAAGGGAATTACAGGAGCACATGGTGCAACGTATAACTATACGTATCGCTATGGTTATGATCCGGTTATTAATGATGATGTCATTACGAACATAGTAGAGGAAAGTGCAGTAGAGTTGTTTGGGAAAGAGAGAATCGCAATGCTTTCTCCCTCGATGGGTGGAGAAGATTTTTCTGCATATTTGAGAAAATCTCCAGGATGTTTTATTAAATTAGGAACTGGGAATCAGCAGAAAAAGACTGTTTATCCGCATCATCACCCGAAATTTGATGTGGATGAATCGGCTTTAGTTTATGGAGCACAATTATTTTTACAGGCGACAATAAAGCTACTAAAAATCTAA
- a CDS encoding flavodoxin, which translates to MSKLVMIFASMSGNTEEMADHIAGTIRETGKEIEVIDMMTMPEASVLEGYDGIILGAYTWGDGELPDDFLDFYDEMEEIDLAGKKAAVFGSCDSAYPKYGAAVDILVEKLQERGAEVVLEGLKVELTPEEEDVEKCLQFGAEFVKHLS; encoded by the coding sequence ATGAGCAAATTAGTAATGATTTTTGCAAGTATGAGTGGAAATACGGAGGAGATGGCGGATCATATTGCAGGAACTATTCGTGAAACTGGAAAAGAAATTGAAGTCATTGATATGATGACAATGCCGGAAGCATCTGTATTAGAGGGATATGATGGAATTATTCTGGGAGCGTATACGTGGGGGGATGGAGAACTGCCAGACGATTTCTTGGATTTCTATGACGAGATGGAAGAGATTGATTTAGCAGGCAAAAAAGCAGCGGTATTTGGATCTTGTGATTCTGCATATCCCAAATACGGTGCAGCTGTTGATATTTTAGTAGAAAAGTTACAAGAACGTGGTGCAGAAGTTGTACTGGAAGGATTAAAAGTAGAATTAACGCCAGAAGAAGAGGATGTAGAGAAATGTCTTCAATTTGGTGCAGAGTTTGTAAAACACCTTTCTTAA
- a CDS encoding 2-isopropylmalate synthase, with product MDEKKEHSSYDEEFAPEISPGYRQDVHTPPRYKNTSFLIGIGIFGAILLVLIIFVYF from the coding sequence ATGGATGAAAAGAAAGAACATTCTTCCTATGATGAAGAGTTCGCTCCTGAAATTTCTCCTGGATATCGACAAGATGTTCATACACCACCTCGATACAAAAACACTTCTTTTTTAATCGGGATTGGTATTTTCGGAGCAATATTACTTGTACTCATTATTTTCGTTTATTTTTAA
- a CDS encoding nitronate monooxygenase, with product MFSSRVNDILQTRYPIIQAGMAGAITTPELVAAVCNSGGLGTLGAGYMSAEQIRQAICDIRKLTDRPFAVNLLITKEIQVVEEKVKAARLLLEPIQKELGVEEEEQSVQLPKSYKEQLQVLIEEKVPVVSFAFQTLEREEITSLKQEGIKVIGTATNVAEGKVLAEIGVDVIVGQGSEAGGHRGTFIGKEQDSMIGTFALIPQLVAAVPEIPIVAAGGIMNGQGAVAAYALGAEGVQMGTAFLTSEESVTHEVHKEAVLHSTDTSTTVTRSFSGKYARGIRNAFIEQHKGREAELPMYPVQNVLTSKIRQIAAKQNTGAYMSLWAGQASSLARRESAQQIVERIVEEARVTVEKLQIHV from the coding sequence ATGTTTTCAAGCAGAGTAAATGATATATTACAAACACGATATCCGATTATTCAAGCAGGTATGGCAGGGGCGATTACAACACCAGAACTCGTTGCTGCTGTATGTAATAGTGGTGGACTTGGCACGCTAGGAGCAGGGTATATGAGTGCGGAACAAATTCGCCAAGCTATTTGTGATATACGCAAGTTAACAGACCGGCCGTTTGCAGTAAATCTATTAATTACGAAAGAAATACAGGTTGTTGAAGAAAAAGTAAAAGCAGCGAGACTTTTGTTAGAACCGATACAAAAAGAATTAGGAGTAGAAGAGGAAGAACAATCGGTGCAACTTCCGAAGAGTTATAAAGAACAGTTACAAGTTTTAATAGAAGAAAAGGTACCCGTTGTGAGTTTTGCTTTTCAAACGCTAGAGAGAGAGGAAATCACATCATTGAAGCAAGAAGGAATAAAGGTAATTGGAACAGCAACAAATGTTGCGGAAGGAAAGGTACTTGCTGAAATAGGTGTTGATGTTATCGTGGGACAAGGTAGTGAAGCAGGGGGACACCGCGGAACTTTCATTGGAAAAGAGCAAGACTCCATGATTGGAACATTTGCGTTGATTCCGCAACTTGTAGCAGCAGTTCCAGAGATTCCGATTGTAGCGGCAGGAGGGATTATGAATGGACAGGGCGCTGTTGCTGCTTATGCGTTAGGAGCAGAAGGTGTTCAAATGGGTACGGCATTTTTAACAAGTGAAGAAAGTGTTACACATGAAGTACATAAAGAAGCGGTGCTACATAGTACAGATACAAGTACAACTGTGACACGCTCATTTTCAGGTAAATATGCAAGAGGCATTCGAAATGCATTTATTGAACAGCATAAAGGAAGAGAAGCTGAGTTGCCAATGTATCCTGTTCAAAATGTGTTAACATCTAAAATACGTCAGATAGCGGCTAAGCAAAATACGGGAGCATATATGTCTCTTTGGGCAGGACAGGCATCTTCTTTAGCGAGAAGAGAGTCTGCACAGCAAATTGTGGAACGCATAGTGGAAGAAGCTAGAGTAACAGTAGAAAAGCTGCAGATACATGTATAA